In the Cohaesibacter intestini genome, one interval contains:
- a CDS encoding DeoR/GlpR family DNA-binding transcription regulator: MNKPNEKITATTNDGITGLLAEPRRRKILEWLREEGSARVRDLSAAFEVSEATIRQDLERLEAEGSITREHGGAHLRRQSPAPVGTMVLQHMENMDKKRLIGSYAASLVGNHETIIMDAGTTTTEVATRITDRQGMTVITNALNIAIILGQSPGYAVHLPGGQFKSPTLSISGDHAVEYFKNIYAGKLFLATAGVGADTGLTYPSFADLELKKAMIRAASHVYLVADSTKVNKSSFTRLGALELIHSFITDDGISDRDAKEFEKRGVEVLIAR, encoded by the coding sequence ATGAACAAGCCGAACGAGAAAATAACAGCGACCACAAATGACGGGATTACCGGCCTTTTGGCTGAGCCTCGCCGGCGCAAGATCCTCGAGTGGCTCCGAGAGGAAGGCAGTGCTCGGGTGCGGGATCTGTCGGCAGCCTTTGAAGTCTCCGAAGCCACGATCCGTCAGGATCTGGAAAGGCTGGAAGCCGAAGGCAGCATCACCCGTGAGCATGGCGGTGCGCATCTGCGACGACAATCCCCTGCTCCCGTCGGAACGATGGTTCTCCAGCATATGGAGAATATGGACAAGAAGCGCCTGATCGGCAGTTATGCCGCTTCGCTGGTTGGCAATCATGAAACCATCATCATGGATGCTGGCACCACCACCACGGAAGTTGCCACCCGCATCACCGATCGCCAGGGCATGACAGTGATCACCAATGCGCTCAACATTGCCATCATCCTTGGTCAGTCTCCCGGCTATGCGGTCCATCTTCCGGGTGGTCAGTTCAAGTCACCAACCCTGTCGATCAGCGGCGACCATGCGGTTGAGTATTTCAAGAATATTTATGCTGGAAAGCTGTTTCTGGCGACGGCTGGCGTAGGGGCCGACACAGGCCTTACCTATCCCAGCTTCGCGGATCTTGAACTGAAAAAAGCCATGATCCGGGCCGCGTCCCATGTCTATCTCGTCGCGGACTCCACCAAGGTGAACAAATCATCCTTCACTCGCCTCGGAGCGCTGGAGTTGATCCATTCCTTCATCACCGATGATGGCATTTCCGATCGTGATGCCAAGGAATTCGAAAAGCGCGGTGTCGAAGTTCTGATTGCCAGATAA